One part of the Coleofasciculus chthonoplastes PCC 7420 genome encodes these proteins:
- a CDS encoding HEAT repeat domain-containing protein — protein sequence MSSRIGVALSLLTIVSFLADPIRVAAQEEKFSSSPVVIAKRGEGENAKPIIVAELVEQLRTADIGKRREIIQQLSDTQQDIVPALLSAMDDPDPLVKSGVAEALGNLTDDAAPAFRFRLTLKNWCESMLLLPWASWAIAVPFLL from the coding sequence ATGAGTTCTCGAATAGGCGTGGCTTTGAGCCTGTTAACAATTGTGAGTTTCTTGGCTGACCCGATCCGAGTTGCAGCTCAAGAGGAGAAGTTTAGCTCGTCTCCAGTCGTGATAGCAAAGCGGGGAGAAGGGGAGAATGCTAAACCAATCATTGTTGCCGAGTTAGTTGAACAACTGCGTACCGCCGATATTGGCAAACGTCGGGAAATTATTCAACAACTTAGTGATACCCAACAAGATATTGTTCCAGCATTGCTCAGTGCAATGGACGATCCTGATCCTCTGGTCAAAAGTGGTGTAGCAGAAGCATTAGGCAATCTCACTGATGATGCTGCACCAGCATTTCGGTTCCGGCTAACCCTCAAGAATTGGTGCGAGTCAATGCTGCTATTGCCTTGGGCAAGTTGGGCGATCGCAGTGCCATTCCTGCTTTGA
- a CDS encoding HEAT repeat domain-containing protein, translating into MRVNAAIALGKLGDRSAIPALITAVGDNNPWMQLASGWALLKFGEIQGLPVVGRLVQHPEPLIQREALSQLRGYGDQGFPYLVPYYAARLDSTNDNDRNNAIIRLGKFGSASLDVVPKLRALLVSNKKDSPGYAATILGEIARDTAIAWQNGNLSEDQRQQAISEFTQVLSIMQAPNARFNREPIDRVRTGLATLRGVQF; encoded by the coding sequence GTGCGAGTCAATGCTGCTATTGCCTTGGGCAAGTTGGGCGATCGCAGTGCCATTCCTGCTTTGATTACTGCTGTTGGGGATAATAATCCTTGGATGCAGCTTGCCAGTGGGTGGGCATTACTCAAGTTTGGAGAAATTCAAGGTTTGCCAGTAGTCGGGCGATTGGTGCAGCACCCGGAACCATTGATTCAACGAGAGGCACTGTCTCAGTTACGGGGTTATGGAGATCAGGGATTCCCTTATCTCGTACCCTACTACGCAGCGCGATTAGACTCTACCAATGATAACGATCGCAATAACGCAATTATTCGGCTGGGGAAGTTTGGATCAGCTTCCTTGGATGTAGTACCAAAACTCCGCGCTTTATTAGTCAGCAATAAAAAGGACTCGCCGGGGTATGCTGCGACAATTCTGGGAGAAATTGCGCGGGATACGGCTATTGCTTGGCAGAATGGTAATCTTAGCGAAGACCAACGCCAACAAGCGATCAGCGAATTTACCCAAGTTCTTTCTATCATGCAGGCTCCTAATGCTCGGTTTAACCGTGAACCAATTGATCGTGTCCGCACTGGACTGGCGACGCTCCGAGGGGTGCAGTTTTGA
- a CDS encoding A1S_2505 family phage non-structural protein, which translates to MAHPGVNIYSGSCDPLGAALTFPTEFSFKKGKIFQHYPITDKRGTLYRDAEGAYQTLKKRYPQGSPKRLELYIRIATAKFKQHPQLAEAIAKRGGIPWLQECRHQTGALTKRFQWWEGEGTNSPMIRCLIEAYRRYQCSVLAQREPAPNPIVELEEGDVFVFGSNGKGIHGAGAALQAFGQEYHLELVNRRQPWQPGEEVIGKWAIYGRPRGYQEGHAGASYAIETKTDWRRKQSTPLSVIRVQIEELVTWANQHLDRRLLCTAIGCGKAGYSTEAIASLWLELEPEIPPNILLAPCWRDYFKQQGSV; encoded by the coding sequence ATGGCACATCCCGGTGTAAATATCTATTCGGGCAGTTGTGACCCGCTCGGTGCGGCGCTGACATTTCCCACAGAATTCAGCTTTAAGAAGGGAAAAATCTTTCAGCACTATCCAATCACCGACAAGAGGGGAACACTATACCGAGACGCAGAAGGTGCCTATCAGACTTTGAAGAAGCGCTATCCTCAAGGTTCGCCAAAACGACTGGAACTGTACATCCGCATCGCCACCGCGAAGTTCAAACAACATCCCCAACTGGCAGAAGCGATCGCCAAACGGGGTGGCATTCCCTGGCTCCAAGAGTGCCGTCACCAAACGGGCGCTCTAACCAAACGTTTTCAGTGGTGGGAAGGGGAAGGTACTAATTCACCGATGATTCGATGCCTTATTGAGGCGTATCGACGATACCAATGTTCTGTTTTAGCTCAAAGAGAACCTGCTCCTAATCCAATTGTTGAGCTAGAAGAGGGTGATGTCTTTGTCTTTGGTTCAAACGGGAAAGGCATACATGGCGCTGGCGCTGCACTTCAAGCCTTTGGACAAGAGTATCACCTTGAGTTGGTTAACCGACGGCAACCATGGCAACCTGGAGAAGAAGTTATCGGCAAATGGGCTATCTATGGTAGACCAAGGGGCTACCAAGAGGGTCATGCTGGGGCAAGCTATGCTATCGAAACCAAGACTGACTGGCGGCGAAAGCAATCAACTCCACTATCCGTTATTCGTGTCCAGATTGAGGAGTTGGTAACTTGGGCTAACCAACATCTTGACCGTCGGTTGCTCTGTACGGCAATAGGCTGCGGTAAAGCCGGCTATTCCACAGAAGCTATTGCCTCCCTTTGGCTGGAACTGGAGCCGGAAATCCCACCCAATATCTTACTAGCTCCTTGTTGGAGAGACTATTTCAAGCAGCAAGGTTCCGTCTGA